A stretch of Paludisphaera borealis DNA encodes these proteins:
- a CDS encoding class I SAM-dependent methyltransferase, producing the protein MGVSLEQERVDAFGRKMVEALNHAGLALMASMGHRTGLFDVMSRLPAATSERIASEAVLSERYVREWLGAMATGGVVEYREGDGTYRLPPEHAAWLTRESSPNNVAAAMQFVAVLGYVEDQVVEAFRHGRGVPYSAYHRFHEVMAEESAQTVVAALAEQILPLVPGLVDRLAGGIDVLDVGCGSGRAVNELAANFPKSRFAGYDFAEEAIVAARREAERRGLSNARFEVRDVAEMGESAAYDLITAFDAIHDQARPDAVLRNIAEALRPGGTFLMQDISGSSHVHTDLAHPLGPFLYTISCMHCMSVSLACGGPGLGAMWGKEKALQMLREAGFGPARVERLPHDPMNYFYIAAPDS; encoded by the coding sequence ATGGGCGTTTCGCTGGAGCAAGAACGCGTGGACGCATTCGGCCGGAAAATGGTCGAGGCCCTCAACCACGCGGGGCTCGCCCTGATGGCCTCGATGGGTCATCGCACCGGGTTGTTCGACGTCATGTCCCGGCTGCCTGCGGCGACCAGCGAGCGGATCGCGTCGGAGGCGGTCCTGAGCGAGCGCTACGTGCGCGAGTGGCTGGGCGCGATGGCGACGGGGGGCGTCGTCGAGTACCGCGAGGGGGACGGGACGTACCGACTGCCGCCGGAGCACGCCGCGTGGCTGACGCGGGAGTCGAGCCCGAACAACGTGGCGGCGGCGATGCAGTTCGTCGCCGTGCTCGGCTACGTCGAGGACCAGGTGGTCGAGGCGTTCCGACACGGCCGGGGCGTGCCGTATTCCGCGTACCACCGGTTCCACGAGGTGATGGCCGAGGAGAGCGCCCAGACGGTCGTGGCGGCCCTGGCCGAGCAGATCCTGCCGCTGGTCCCCGGCCTCGTCGATCGGCTGGCCGGGGGGATCGACGTCCTGGACGTGGGCTGCGGCAGCGGCCGGGCGGTCAATGAACTGGCGGCGAACTTCCCCAAAAGCCGGTTCGCGGGCTACGACTTCGCGGAGGAAGCCATCGTCGCGGCCAGGCGCGAGGCGGAGCGGCGCGGGCTGTCGAACGCCCGGTTCGAGGTGAGGGACGTCGCGGAGATGGGGGAGTCGGCGGCGTATGACTTGATCACCGCCTTCGACGCCATCCACGACCAGGCCCGGCCGGACGCGGTCCTGCGGAACATCGCCGAGGCGCTGCGGCCGGGCGGCACGTTCCTCATGCAGGACATCTCGGGGTCGAGCCACGTCCACACCGACTTGGCCCACCCCTTGGGGCCGTTCCTCTATACCATCTCCTGCATGCACTGCATGTCGGTCTCGCTCGCGTGCGGCGGCCCGGGCCTCGGCGCGATGTGGGGCAAGGAGAAGGCGCTGCAGATGTTGCGCGAGGCCGGCTTCGGACCGGCTCGCGTCGAGCGCCTGCCGCACGACCCGATGAATTACTTCTACATCGCCGCGC